One Edaphobacter flagellatus genomic region harbors:
- a CDS encoding MarR family winged helix-turn-helix transcriptional regulator, with translation MTTQRQDGTDLSGIHLWLLLWKASRAVEAHSSRSIARFEMGTSDFGVLEALLHKGPLTVKQIGEKVLLTSGSMTTAVDRLERRGLVARCDDPTDRRAKIIRLTDAGQELISRAFAEHRAAMEQAVEGFSEADRAELMPLLRRLGKAAAGNL, from the coding sequence ATGACGACACAACGACAAGACGGAACTGATTTGAGCGGGATTCACCTTTGGCTTTTGCTTTGGAAGGCCTCGCGGGCGGTTGAGGCGCATTCGAGCCGATCGATTGCCCGGTTTGAGATGGGTACGAGCGACTTCGGCGTTCTGGAGGCTCTGCTGCATAAAGGGCCGCTTACGGTGAAGCAGATTGGCGAGAAGGTTCTGCTGACGAGCGGGTCGATGACGACGGCGGTGGACCGGCTGGAGAGGCGCGGGCTGGTGGCTCGTTGCGACGATCCGACCGACCGGCGCGCGAAGATTATCCGGCTGACGGACGCGGGGCAGGAGTTGATCTCGCGGGCTTTTGCGGAGCATCGCGCTGCGATGGAGCAGGCGGTGGAGGGTTTCAGCGAGGCGGATCGCGCGGAGCTGATGCCTCTGTTGCGAAGGCTGGG
- a CDS encoding TetR/AcrR family transcriptional regulator: MRSTSFDTISVQDITDLAGVNRATFYDHYTDKFSLLDAMVAGGFHKMLAERNVLFDGTCPMAARAIILATCDYLMQSHHEASSCVNSAFEPLMDAGVVAAIRRTLLHGMQGKSAPEGLTTEIVATAAAWSIYGAAKQWLQTPERVPPSEIVEPILKLVFPILYSGVGGSTGEHIEESMVAQ, translated from the coding sequence ATGCGCTCGACGAGTTTCGACACGATCTCCGTGCAGGACATTACGGACCTTGCGGGCGTGAACCGCGCCACGTTTTACGACCACTACACGGACAAGTTTTCCTTGCTGGACGCGATGGTTGCGGGCGGCTTCCACAAGATGCTGGCCGAGCGGAACGTCCTGTTTGACGGCACGTGCCCGATGGCGGCAAGGGCGATTATTCTGGCGACCTGCGATTATCTGATGCAGAGCCATCATGAGGCTTCCAGCTGCGTGAACAGCGCATTTGAGCCGCTGATGGATGCGGGCGTTGTTGCGGCGATCCGCCGGACGCTGCTGCACGGCATGCAGGGCAAGTCCGCGCCGGAGGGTTTGACGACGGAGATTGTGGCGACTGCAGCCGCGTGGTCGATCTATGGTGCAGCGAAGCAGTGGCTGCAGACGCCGGAACGTGTTCCGCCATCCGAAATTGTTGAGCCGATCCTGAAGTTGGTTTTCCCGATTCTGTATTCCGGTGTTGGCGGTTCGACGGGGGAGCATATCGAGGAGTCGATGGTGGCTCAGTAA
- a CDS encoding FMN-dependent NADH-azoreductase: MPTLLHLDSSPLDSSISRELTREFANTWQTRQPTGRIIARNLSIATPKPIDQAWIAAAYTPEEARTPEQNQILAVSDELIAELEQADEIVIGVAMHNFSIPSTLKLWIDQIARRGKTFSYGANGPEGLLKNKKATLLISTGGVYEAGTPAGGLNFVEPYLRAVLGFLGITDIQIVTASGAAQVLQGVVDRNVFLKPVLEKVKTLAA, translated from the coding sequence ATGCCGACCCTTCTTCACCTCGATTCCAGTCCCCTCGACAGCTCGATCAGCCGCGAACTGACCCGTGAATTTGCCAACACCTGGCAGACCAGGCAACCAACCGGACGCATCATCGCTCGCAATCTCTCCATCGCCACCCCCAAGCCCATCGATCAGGCCTGGATCGCCGCCGCCTATACACCCGAGGAAGCCCGCACGCCGGAGCAGAATCAGATTCTCGCCGTCTCCGACGAGTTGATCGCCGAACTCGAGCAGGCCGACGAGATCGTCATCGGCGTCGCCATGCACAACTTCAGCATCCCCTCGACCCTTAAGCTCTGGATCGACCAGATCGCCCGCCGCGGTAAAACCTTCTCCTACGGAGCCAACGGCCCCGAAGGCCTGCTGAAGAACAAGAAGGCAACCCTGCTCATCTCCACCGGAGGTGTTTACGAGGCCGGAACACCTGCGGGCGGACTGAACTTCGTCGAGCCGTATCTGCGCGCCGTTCTCGGATTCCTCGGCATCACCGACATTCAGATCGTCACCGCAAGCGGAGCCGCGCAGGTGCTGCAAGGTGTCGTCGATCGCAACGTCTTCCTCAAACCTGTGCTCGAGAAGGTCAAAACGCTCGCTGCATAA
- a CDS encoding DUF962 domain-containing protein codes for MLGGRTWESWIAEYSKSHQHPLNRLTHTFGIPMIVLSLALFIASIFWHSLLLWAVALFVLGWTLQFIGHAVEGKPPEFFKDWRFLLVGTRWWAAKMRGKA; via the coding sequence ATGCTCGGCGGACGCACCTGGGAAAGCTGGATTGCGGAGTATTCCAAGAGCCATCAGCATCCGCTGAACCGGCTGACGCACACCTTCGGCATCCCGATGATCGTGCTCTCGCTGGCGCTCTTCATCGCATCCATCTTCTGGCATAGTTTGCTCTTGTGGGCCGTTGCACTCTTTGTCCTCGGCTGGACGCTGCAGTTTATCGGACACGCTGTCGAAGGCAAGCCGCCGGAATTCTTCAAAGACTGGCGCTTCCTCCTCGTCGGCACGCGCTGGTGGGCAGCGAAGATGCGCGGCAAGGCATAA
- a CDS encoding LssY C-terminal domain-containing protein: protein MAGDAAERERLQAFVKTLPFRTRTKGSNKVSDITNLVFIGPAAGLQRAFAAAGWLPTDDLHAASTFRTVKTLTGNQTYTQAPMSVLLLDELPPIFTLSKTTNTFSSRHHLRVFPTEEKYDGETVLTSSSTQDIGIAFSRKQKTFIHVIDQHIDNERSKVVNDLMFTGCVESLDMVERPWVPRDAYNSTGDRLLTDGEAAVVHISSCDNPRTTPETPALRANVVERGTRNTSLSIRNGLYRGNLIYQGIAGGFKVRDFLRSSSELPPDTGAWRKTDASGAEYRGFGSNPGLQRRTGGGGLGITPAPEDLAAINKAKEDHKWDPPKYEFALEAGYVHMRSSYLSAVGVLEESSDPNKDAYFLFLADNVGDGWAAGGSVTVNSWRHFSNEFSYFRQQVKYELGSVNSTLPANQNTILDDSDLETDRIGLVTRQFEYNLLIHPTRPTSRIRPYVAVGPVLQLIALNGAPLKKPAGVYTLGLKNIGLLKAAFDFGNTPPLDGGGIFHIGLQYGAGVKYRITPRMMLRADWRETWSKNPDIIANSYEDYDPNALDETYTTTVIRVGPEKKFIKDRFTLGVAFTF, encoded by the coding sequence ATGGCAGGCGATGCAGCGGAACGCGAGCGGCTGCAAGCCTTCGTCAAGACGCTTCCCTTCCGCACGCGAACGAAGGGCTCCAATAAAGTCTCCGACATCACAAACCTCGTCTTCATCGGCCCTGCAGCCGGTTTGCAACGTGCCTTTGCTGCCGCAGGCTGGCTGCCGACGGACGATCTGCACGCTGCCTCGACATTCCGCACCGTCAAGACACTGACCGGCAACCAGACCTACACGCAAGCCCCGATGTCCGTGCTGCTGCTCGACGAGCTTCCGCCCATCTTCACGCTCAGCAAAACGACGAACACCTTTTCGTCGCGTCACCATCTGCGCGTCTTCCCCACAGAGGAGAAGTACGACGGCGAAACGGTGCTGACATCCTCCTCAACGCAGGACATCGGCATCGCCTTCTCACGCAAGCAGAAGACCTTCATCCACGTGATCGACCAGCACATCGACAACGAGCGCTCCAAGGTGGTCAACGACCTGATGTTCACCGGCTGCGTCGAGAGCCTCGACATGGTCGAGCGGCCGTGGGTCCCGCGCGATGCCTACAACTCCACCGGCGATCGCCTGCTGACCGATGGCGAGGCTGCCGTCGTCCACATCAGCAGCTGCGACAATCCACGCACCACACCGGAGACACCCGCACTGCGGGCCAACGTCGTAGAACGCGGCACGCGCAACACTTCGCTTTCCATCCGCAACGGACTCTATCGTGGCAACCTGATCTATCAGGGCATTGCAGGCGGCTTCAAGGTACGCGATTTTCTGCGCAGTTCCAGTGAGCTTCCACCCGACACCGGCGCATGGCGCAAGACCGACGCCTCCGGCGCAGAATATCGCGGCTTCGGCAGCAATCCCGGCCTCCAGCGCAGAACTGGAGGGGGAGGGCTGGGTATCACGCCCGCGCCTGAAGACCTGGCTGCGATCAACAAAGCTAAGGAAGATCACAAGTGGGACCCGCCGAAGTACGAGTTCGCGCTTGAAGCGGGCTACGTACACATGCGGTCGAGTTATCTTTCGGCAGTAGGAGTCCTCGAGGAATCGTCCGACCCCAATAAAGACGCTTACTTTCTGTTTCTCGCCGATAACGTTGGAGATGGATGGGCTGCAGGCGGATCGGTGACGGTAAACAGCTGGCGGCACTTCTCCAATGAGTTCTCCTACTTTCGTCAGCAGGTGAAGTACGAGCTCGGTTCAGTCAACTCTACGCTGCCGGCGAATCAAAATACTATCCTCGACGACAGCGATCTGGAGACAGACCGCATCGGCCTGGTTACACGCCAGTTCGAGTACAACCTGTTGATCCATCCAACGCGGCCCACATCGCGCATACGTCCATACGTTGCGGTTGGTCCGGTGCTCCAACTGATCGCGCTGAACGGCGCTCCGTTGAAGAAACCGGCAGGCGTATATACGCTGGGCCTGAAAAACATCGGTCTGCTGAAGGCCGCCTTCGACTTCGGCAATACACCTCCGCTCGATGGAGGCGGCATCTTCCACATCGGTCTGCAGTACGGGGCAGGCGTGAAGTACAGAATCACTCCACGCATGATGTTGCGTGCTGACTGGCGTGAGACCTGGTCTAAAAATCCGGACATCATCGCCAACAGCTACGAAGATTACGACCCCAATGCTCTCGACGAGACCTATACAACCACTGTCATCCGCGTGGGACCGGAGAAGAAGTTCATCAAGGACCGGTTCACATTGGGTGTGGCGTTTACGTTTTAG
- a CDS encoding ferritin-like domain-containing protein, translating to MTRKRLVELLNEDLEREYQAIIAYVNYSQVLKGAAYMNIAGELEVHAKEELSHALKLSYWIDLLGGMPAVQPKKVKTSEKAEEMLRFDLENEKETIRNYRRRVKQAEQLDEFALGEDLREILRDEQDHLNALATALGIDTPDPGIAN from the coding sequence ATGACTCGAAAAAGACTGGTTGAGTTGCTGAATGAGGATCTCGAGCGCGAATACCAGGCCATCATTGCTTACGTGAACTATTCGCAGGTACTCAAAGGCGCTGCTTACATGAACATTGCCGGCGAGCTTGAGGTGCACGCTAAAGAGGAGCTGAGCCACGCATTGAAGCTGAGCTACTGGATCGACTTGCTTGGCGGGATGCCGGCCGTGCAGCCAAAGAAGGTCAAGACCAGCGAGAAGGCCGAGGAGATGCTTCGCTTCGATCTGGAGAACGAGAAGGAGACGATTCGCAACTATCGCCGTCGCGTCAAGCAGGCCGAGCAATTAGATGAATTCGCGCTCGGCGAAGATCTGCGCGAGATCCTTCGTGATGAGCAGGATCACTTGAATGCATTGGCGACAGCGCTTGGCATTGATACCCCCGATCCGGGCATCGCCAACTGA
- a CDS encoding alkene reductase, with amino-acid sequence MPSLFDPIQVGAFTLPNRIFMAPLTRLRGTPDHVPTPIMAEYYTQRASAGLIISEGIPIDPLGVGYPNVPGLWSQQQVEAWKPITKAVHNAGGRIFAQIWHVGRISHPALLNGQTPVAPSPIAAPGNVNVLRPARPFVTPRPLELSEIKAVVEAFRHGAENAQAAGFDGVELHGANGYLLDQFLQDGTNQRTDEYGGSIENRARLLLEATDAAISVWGADRVGMHLAPRGGAHGISDSNPSAVFGYVATELGKRKLAFIVARERVAADSIGPDLKQLFGGVFVANEALTQQTGQQLLNEGKADAVAYGKLFIANPDLVARFRRASELNQPVPETFYTHTPQGYIDYPTLSL; translated from the coding sequence ATGCCCTCACTCTTCGATCCCATTCAAGTCGGCGCCTTCACGCTTCCTAACCGCATCTTTATGGCGCCGCTTACGCGGCTGCGCGGCACGCCCGACCATGTTCCCACGCCGATCATGGCGGAGTACTATACGCAGCGCGCATCGGCAGGGCTGATTATCTCGGAGGGCATTCCGATTGATCCATTGGGAGTGGGTTATCCCAACGTGCCTGGCCTGTGGTCGCAGCAGCAGGTCGAGGCATGGAAGCCGATCACAAAGGCCGTTCACAATGCGGGTGGCCGCATCTTTGCGCAGATATGGCATGTCGGCCGCATCTCGCACCCTGCGCTGCTGAATGGACAGACACCGGTTGCTCCGTCACCGATTGCGGCTCCGGGTAATGTCAATGTGTTGCGTCCGGCGCGTCCGTTCGTGACGCCGCGTCCCCTGGAGCTTTCTGAGATCAAGGCTGTTGTTGAGGCCTTCCGCCACGGCGCGGAGAATGCGCAGGCTGCGGGCTTCGATGGTGTTGAGCTGCACGGGGCCAATGGCTATCTGCTCGACCAGTTTTTGCAGGACGGCACCAACCAGCGCACGGATGAGTATGGCGGCTCCATCGAGAACCGCGCGCGTCTGCTGTTGGAAGCAACGGACGCTGCGATCTCTGTCTGGGGGGCTGACCGTGTCGGTATGCATCTGGCGCCGCGTGGCGGAGCACATGGCATTTCGGACTCAAACCCCTCGGCTGTCTTTGGCTACGTCGCTACAGAGCTGGGCAAGCGTAAGCTCGCCTTTATCGTCGCGCGTGAGCGGGTCGCCGCAGACTCGATCGGTCCTGACCTGAAGCAGCTGTTCGGCGGTGTTTTCGTCGCGAATGAAGCTTTGACGCAACAGACCGGACAGCAGTTGCTGAATGAAGGCAAAGCGGACGCCGTGGCGTATGGCAAGCTCTTCATCGCGAACCCTGATCTGGTAGCTCGCTTCCGTCGTGCGAGCGAACTGAATCAGCCCGTGCCGGAGACCTTCTACACACACACGCCGCAGGGGTATATCGACTATCCCACGCTATCGCTTTAA
- a CDS encoding DUF2199 domain-containing protein: MSYICSTCGSTHDGPPYVWGVPSPDAWAELSPEEQNERGECSSDQCVIDDEQFFVIGRIEIPVSGSTEPFAWLAWVEVGVDDFVDIRQKWFIEGRETTPAYAGRLANKLPTYSQSTLGLQVNLITNPLPNRPSIHLVDEHAIRDEQAKGITEHRVAQIASLFRH, translated from the coding sequence GTGTCTTACATCTGTTCGACTTGTGGATCAACACATGACGGCCCACCCTATGTCTGGGGTGTGCCGTCACCTGACGCATGGGCGGAGCTTTCCCCAGAAGAGCAAAACGAACGTGGAGAGTGTAGCTCTGACCAGTGCGTCATAGATGATGAACAATTCTTCGTTATTGGGCGTATCGAAATACCCGTAAGCGGTAGTACAGAACCTTTCGCATGGCTCGCGTGGGTTGAGGTTGGTGTCGATGACTTTGTCGATATTCGACAAAAATGGTTTATTGAAGGCCGTGAGACCACACCCGCTTATGCAGGACGCCTTGCTAATAAGCTTCCAACTTATTCTCAGTCGACATTGGGTCTGCAAGTGAATCTGATAACGAATCCGCTCCCCAATAGACCTAGCATCCATCTTGTAGATGAACACGCTATTCGCGACGAGCAAGCGAAAGGGATTACTGAACATCGAGTTGCACAGATCGCAAGTTTGTTCAGGCACTAA
- the galU gene encoding UTP--glucose-1-phosphate uridylyltransferase GalU — protein MTQKIRKAVFPAAGLGTRFLPATKATPKEMLCLVDKPLIQYGVEEAVAAGCTEIIIVTGRGKTTMEDHFDKSFELEATLAAKNKTALLEIARSVSKLAKITYTRQSEPLGLGHAVLQAKEIVGNEPFCVILPDDIVDAKVACMKQMVQAFEETGSSILGSEVVEGAAISAYGCLAVTPDAKNPRLLAVHDMVEKPKAEEAPSQNAIIGRYILTPRIFEMLETITPGAGGELQLTDGIKALLKYEKVYGFTYEGKRHDAGDKLGFLKATVEFGLKHDKLGSDFRAWLKQFPL, from the coding sequence ATGACTCAGAAAATTCGCAAAGCCGTCTTCCCCGCGGCGGGCCTCGGCACCCGCTTTCTCCCCGCAACCAAGGCCACTCCTAAGGAGATGTTGTGCCTGGTGGACAAGCCGCTGATCCAGTACGGCGTCGAAGAGGCCGTGGCAGCGGGCTGCACCGAGATCATCATCGTTACGGGTCGTGGCAAGACCACGATGGAGGACCACTTCGACAAGTCCTTCGAGCTGGAGGCCACGCTGGCGGCCAAGAATAAGACGGCACTGCTTGAGATTGCGCGCTCGGTTTCGAAGCTGGCCAAGATCACGTACACGCGCCAGTCGGAGCCGCTTGGCCTGGGGCACGCTGTGCTGCAGGCGAAAGAGATTGTCGGCAACGAACCTTTCTGTGTGATTCTGCCCGACGACATTGTCGACGCCAAGGTGGCGTGCATGAAGCAGATGGTGCAGGCGTTCGAAGAGACGGGCTCATCGATTCTCGGTTCTGAGGTTGTCGAAGGCGCGGCGATCTCGGCCTACGGCTGCCTCGCTGTTACGCCCGATGCGAAAAATCCGCGGCTGCTTGCGGTGCACGACATGGTCGAGAAGCCGAAGGCAGAAGAGGCTCCGTCGCAGAACGCTATCATCGGCCGCTACATTTTGACGCCGCGCATCTTCGAGATGCTCGAGACAATTACGCCGGGCGCAGGCGGCGAGCTGCAGCTGACGGACGGCATCAAGGCCCTGCTGAAGTATGAGAAGGTCTACGGCTTCACCTACGAGGGCAAGCGCCACGATGCCGGCGACAAACTGGGCTTCCTGAAAGCTACGGTTGAGTTCGGGTTGAAGCACGACAAACTGGGTTCGGATTTCAGGGCTTGGCTGAAGCAGTTTCCGCTGTAA
- the gatB gene encoding Asp-tRNA(Asn)/Glu-tRNA(Gln) amidotransferase subunit GatB, protein MSTAATALSPEILAKYQPVIGLEVHVQLLTKTKAFCGCVNQYGGEPNTHTCPTCLGLPGALPVLNRQAVEYAVLAAKAINCEIRETSVFSRKNYFYPDSPKAYQISQFDKPVAEHGWIDVPSFDESGAPITKRIGITRLHMEEDAGKSLHDGFADSLNRSYIDLNRCGTPLVEIVSEPDLRTPDEVFEYLTRLKEILLYTGVSDCNMEEGSLRCDANVSVMLKGAKQFGTKAEVKNVNSFRYIRAAVQYEIERQIGVIEDGGRVVQESRLWNSSEGRTYSMRSKEQAHDYRYFPEPDLPPLVVGAEWQKEIFARMPELPEARRARMIAAYDISEQDAATLTATQSFADSFETAAKKAKSPKRVAALLTTELTMRLRLKELELAQSPVSLDGVVMAADLLEAGTISSKQLKQLLDTAFENNEDFPAVYEREKPQQISDAGAIEKMIDEVIAANPKQVEQYKGGKKTVSAFFVGQVMKLSKGQANPALLNELVARKLDAQ, encoded by the coding sequence ATGTCCACTGCCGCTACAGCGCTTTCGCCCGAGATTCTTGCCAAGTACCAGCCCGTGATCGGGCTTGAGGTCCACGTCCAGCTGCTGACGAAGACCAAGGCCTTCTGCGGGTGCGTGAACCAGTACGGCGGCGAGCCGAATACGCACACGTGCCCCACCTGCCTGGGGCTTCCGGGCGCGTTGCCGGTGCTGAATCGCCAGGCCGTGGAATATGCGGTGCTGGCCGCCAAGGCGATCAATTGCGAGATTCGCGAGACCAGCGTGTTTTCGCGCAAGAACTATTTCTACCCGGACTCGCCCAAGGCCTATCAGATTTCGCAGTTCGACAAGCCTGTCGCCGAGCATGGCTGGATCGATGTGCCGTCGTTCGATGAGAGCGGTGCGCCCATCACCAAGCGCATCGGCATCACGCGCCTGCACATGGAAGAGGACGCGGGCAAGAGCCTGCACGACGGTTTTGCCGATTCGCTGAACCGCAGCTACATCGACCTGAACCGCTGCGGCACGCCGCTGGTGGAGATTGTCTCGGAGCCGGACCTGCGTACGCCGGACGAGGTCTTCGAGTACCTGACGCGGCTGAAGGAGATTCTGCTGTACACCGGCGTGAGCGACTGCAACATGGAGGAAGGCTCGCTGCGTTGCGATGCCAACGTGAGCGTGATGCTGAAGGGCGCCAAGCAGTTCGGCACCAAAGCCGAGGTGAAGAACGTCAACAGCTTTCGCTACATTCGCGCGGCGGTGCAATACGAGATCGAGCGCCAGATCGGCGTGATTGAAGACGGCGGCCGCGTGGTGCAGGAGTCGCGTCTGTGGAACTCCAGTGAGGGCCGCACCTACTCGATGCGCTCGAAAGAGCAGGCGCACGATTACCGCTACTTCCCGGAGCCTGATCTTCCGCCGCTGGTTGTTGGAGCCGAGTGGCAGAAGGAGATCTTCGCGCGCATGCCGGAGCTTCCTGAGGCTCGTCGCGCGCGCATGATCGCCGCCTACGACATCAGCGAGCAGGACGCGGCGACGCTGACCGCGACGCAAAGCTTCGCGGACAGCTTTGAGACGGCGGCGAAGAAGGCGAAGTCTCCCAAGCGTGTTGCTGCGCTGCTGACGACGGAGCTGACGATGCGTCTTCGCCTGAAAGAGCTGGAGCTGGCGCAGTCGCCGGTCAGTCTCGATGGCGTCGTGATGGCAGCCGATCTTCTGGAGGCAGGCACGATCAGCTCGAAGCAGTTGAAACAGCTGCTCGACACTGCGTTTGAGAATAATGAGGACTTCCCGGCGGTCTACGAGCGCGAGAAGCCGCAACAGATCTCCGACGCCGGAGCGATCGAGAAGATGATCGACGAGGTGATTGCTGCGAATCCCAAGCAGGTTGAGCAGTACAAAGGCGGCAAAAAGACCGTCTCCGCGTTCTTCGTGGGCCAGGTGATGAAGTTGTCTAAAGGACAGGCTAACCCGGCGCTTCTTAACGAACTTGTAGCCAGGAAACTGGACGCTCAGTAG
- a CDS encoding substrate-binding domain-containing protein, giving the protein MSVWTKGIVIALVTVLPLLEGCTRHSKSEHYYLVTVNVDLPYWKTAYEGFQKAAAEYGVTADLRGPNKFDPQGEVQEFRSVVASKPAGILVSVTNSSLLAPEIDAAIAAGIPVITMDSDAPESKRLYFIGTNNLQAGRLGGQRVAAQLNGKGNVVFFTMPGQPNLDERLKGYKDVLSGYPGIKVVEVFDMKGDSGVAMDKAQEYLARKGNDRIDALICLQSSAGKDVGEAVRRAKADGDPGRLLVAMDTDVATLQLIKDGIIDSTISQKPYTMAYVGLKAIDNVHHYPMKTAGGTDYSLDPFSPFPAFVDTGVSLVDKSNLASILERKEAAGGSQ; this is encoded by the coding sequence ATGAGCGTCTGGACGAAAGGCATCGTCATCGCACTGGTCACTGTGCTCCCGCTCCTCGAGGGATGTACTCGTCACTCGAAGAGCGAGCACTACTATCTGGTCACCGTCAATGTGGATCTTCCGTACTGGAAGACGGCGTACGAAGGCTTTCAAAAGGCTGCGGCAGAGTATGGGGTGACCGCCGATCTGCGGGGGCCGAACAAGTTCGACCCGCAGGGAGAGGTCCAGGAGTTTCGTTCTGTGGTTGCCTCGAAGCCTGCGGGCATTCTGGTGTCGGTCACGAACTCTTCGCTGCTGGCTCCAGAGATTGATGCTGCGATCGCGGCGGGAATCCCGGTGATCACGATGGATTCGGACGCGCCGGAGAGCAAGCGGCTGTACTTCATCGGCACCAACAATCTGCAGGCCGGGCGGCTCGGCGGCCAGCGTGTTGCAGCGCAGCTGAACGGCAAGGGCAATGTTGTCTTCTTCACGATGCCCGGGCAGCCGAATCTGGACGAACGGCTGAAGGGATATAAGGATGTCCTCTCCGGCTATCCGGGGATTAAGGTGGTTGAGGTCTTCGATATGAAGGGCGACTCCGGCGTAGCGATGGATAAGGCGCAGGAGTACCTGGCGCGCAAGGGCAACGACCGGATCGACGCGCTGATCTGCCTGCAGTCGTCGGCGGGCAAGGATGTCGGCGAGGCGGTGCGCCGTGCCAAGGCGGACGGCGATCCGGGTCGTCTGCTGGTTGCCATGGATACGGATGTGGCCACGCTGCAGCTGATCAAGGATGGGATTATCGACTCGACGATCTCGCAGAAACCGTACACGATGGCCTATGTCGGGCTGAAGGCGATCGACAATGTGCACCACTACCCAATGAAGACGGCTGGGGGGACGGACTACAGCCTCGACCCCTTCTCGCCGTTCCCGGCATTTGTGGATACGGGCGTCTCGCTGGTGGACAAGAGCAATCTCGCCAGCATTCTTGAGCGTAAGGAGGCGGCGGGCGGGTCGCAGTAA